The Populus alba chromosome 6, ASM523922v2, whole genome shotgun sequence genome contains a region encoding:
- the LOC118043777 gene encoding uncharacterized protein, translated as MEIFHCLYFRILLTFTFIVAVVVATNPYSEALLSLKSELIDDSNSLDDWSVPPGGNTGEKVQACSWSGVRCNKNSTVVIALDLSMKNLGGELSGKQFSVFTELVDLNFSYNSFSGQLPVGIFNLTNLKILDISRNNFSGQFPEGISGLRNLVVLDAFSNSFSGPLPVEVSQLDYLKILNLAGSYFDGPIPSEYGSFKSLEFIHLAGNFLGGTIPPELGQLKTVTHMEIGYNSFEGSVPWQLSNMSELQYLDIASANLSGPIPKQLSNLTKLESLFLFRNQITGSVPWEFGKIVPLASLDLSDNHLSGPIPESFAELKNLKLLSLMYNEMNGTVPQGIGQLPSLETFLIWNNFFSGSLPRDLGGNLKLKWVDVSTNNFIGSIPPDICAGGLVKLILFSNHFAGRLSPSISNCSSLVRLRIEDNSFSGEIPLKFSQLPDITYVDLSGNKFSGGIPTDISQASNLRYFNISNNPGLGGMIPAKTWSSPLLQNFSASACNISGNLPPFHSCKSVSVIELHTNNLAGSVHGSVSDCQALRKMDLAFNKFTGHIPEDLASLPDLSVLDLSHNNFSGPIPAKFGASSSLVLLNVSFNDISGSIPSNNVFRLMGSNAYEGNPKLCGAPLKPCSASIAIFGGKGTRKLIWVLLLCAGLVVLIVASILGIFYIRRGSKGQWKMVSFSGLPRFTANDVLRSFSSTESMEEVPAESSSVCKAVLPTGITVSVKKIELETKRMKKATEFMTRLGVARHKNLIRLLGFCYNKQLAYVLHDYQPNGNLAEKISLKRDWMTKYKLVIGIARGLRFLHHDCYPAIPHGDLKLSNILFDENMEPHLAEFGFKYLVEMTKGSSPATISMKETGELNSAIKEELCMDTFKFGEIVLEILTNGRLAYAGGSMQSKPKEVLLREIYSENQTGSADAMQEEIKLVFEVALLCIRSRPSDRPSMEDALKLLSGVKSEVN; from the exons ATGGAGATTTTTCATTGCTTGTACTTCAGGATTCTCTTGACCTTCACATTCATCGTAGCTGTGGTTGTGGCTACTAATCCTTATTCAGAGGCTCTCTTGAGCTTAAAATCTGAGCTCATTGATGATAGTAACAGTCTGGATGATTGGTCAGTGCCCCCCGGAGGGAACACAGGAGAGAAAGTCCAAGCATGTTCTTGGTCTGGTGTCAGATGCAACAAGAATTCCACAGTTGTTATTGCTTTAGACCTGTCTATGAAGAATCTTGGTGGTGAATTATCAGGGAAGCAATTTAGTGTCTTCACTGAGCTTGTTGATCTCAACTTCAGCTACAACTCATTCTCAGGGCAGCTTCCTGTGGGAATCTTTAACCTCACTAATCTAAAAATCTTGGATATCAGCAGAAACAATTTTTCTGGCCAGTTTCCAGAGGGAATCTCAGGTCTTCGAAACCTGGTTGTACTTGATGCCTTCAGCAACAGCTTTTCTGGGCCGTTGCCAGTTGAAGTTTCCCAGCTTGACTATCTCAAAATTCTCAATCTGGCTGGGAGTTACTTTGATGGACCAATCCCATCAGAGTATGGTTCTTTCAAGAGCCTTGAGTTTATTCACCTGGCAGGTAACTTCCTCGGTGGTACCATACCACCAGAACTAGGCCAACTCAAGACAGTGACCCATATGGAGATTGGCTACAATTCATTTGAAGGAAGTGTCCCATGGCAATTGAGTAACATGAGTGAGCTTCAGTATCTTGATATAGCTAGTGCCAATCTATCTGGCCCAATACCAAAGCAACTCTCCAATCTCACCAAGCTTGAATCACTATTTCTCTTTAGAAACCAGATCACTGGATCGGTCCCCTGGGAGTTTGGAAAAATTGTACCTCTTGCAAGCTTAGATCTTTCTGATAATCATCTTTCTGGGCCTATACCTGAGAGCTTTGCAGAGTTGAAGAATCTCAAGCTGCTAAGCCTCATGTACAATGAAATGAATGGCACTGTTCCACAAGGAATTGGTCAGCTTCCTTCGCTGGAAACTTTCCTTATATGGAACAATTTCTTCTCTGGGTCACTTCCACGGGACTTGGGCGGGAACTTAAAGCTAAAATGGGTGGATGTTTCCACCAACAATTTCATCGGCAGCATTCCACCGGATATTTGTGCCGGAGGGCTAGTAAAACTGATCCTGTTTTCGAATCACTTTGCGGGCAGGCTTTCACCATCCATCTCCAATTGTTCTTCGCTTGTGCGTCTACGAATCGAAGACAATTCCTTCTCCGGTGAGATACCTCTTAAATTCAGCCAGCTTCCTGATATCACATATGTAGACCTTTCCGGGAACAAGTTTTCCGGTGGGATTCCCACAGATATCTCTCAAGCTTCCAATCTGCGGTACTTTAATATCTCCAATAACCCAGGGCTTGGAGGTATGATCCCAGCAAAAACATGGTCTTCGCCACTTCTCCAAAATTTCTCAGCGTCAGCGTGTAATATCTCAGGCAATCTTCCTCCATTCCACTCCTGCAAATCTGTTTCAGTTATTGAGTTACACACGAACAACCTAGCAGGAAGTGTCCATGGAAGTGTTTCTGATTGCCAAGCTCTTAGGAAGATGGATTTAGCTTTTAATAAGTTTACTGGTCATATACCAGAAGACCTTGCAAGCCTTCCAGATTTAAGTGTCCTGGACTTGTCACATAATAACTTCAGTGGTCCGATACCAGCAAAGTTTGGTGCTTCTTCAAGCTTAGTGCTTCTAAACGTGTCTTTTAATGATATCTCTGGTTCCATTCCATCCAACAACGTGTTTAGATTGATGGGTAGCAATGCTTATGAGGGAAATCCAAAGCTATGTGGAGCACCCCTGAAACCATGTTCTGCTTCCATCGCAATATTCGGCGGCAAGGGCACAAGAAAGCTTATATGGGTTCTGCTACTCTGTGCAGGGCTGGTTGTATTAATTGTGGCATCAATCTTGGGGATATTCTATATCCGTAGAGGAAGTAAAGGTCAATGGAAAATGGTCTCCTTCAGTGGACTACCCCGATTCACAGCAAATGATGTTTTGAGAAGCTTTAGTTCCACGGAATCAATGGAAGAAGTGCCAGCAGAATCTAGTTCAGTTTGCAAAGCCGTGCTGCCTACAGGAATAACAGTTTCGGTGAAAAAGATTGAACTGGAAACAAAGAGAATGAAGAAAGCCACAGAATTTATGACACGACTAGGTGTTGCAAGACACAAGAATTTGATTAGATTGCTAGGATTTTGCTACAACAAGCAACTAGCTTATGTCTTGCATGATTATCAGCCTAATGGTAACTTGGCTGAAAAAATCAGCTTGAAGAGAGATTGGATGACCAAGTACAAACTCGTCATTGGCATTGCTAGGGGACTGCGCTTCCTTCACCATGACTGTTACCCAGCAATTCCTCATGGAGATTTGAAGTTGAGTAACATAttgtttgatgaaaatatggagCCTCATTTGGCTGAATTTGGATTCAAGTACCTTGTGGAAATGACTAAAGGCTCGTCTCCTGCAACAATTTCCATGAAAGAAACAG GCGAACTCAACAGTGCCATAAAAGAGGAGCTCTGCATGGACACATTCAAATTTGGGGAGATCGTTCTGGAAATCCTGACTAATGGCAGATTGGCATATGCAGGAGGGAGCATGCAGAGCAAGCCTAAGGAGGTGCTTCTAAGAGAAATATATAGCGAGAATCAAACTGGCTCTGCTGATGCAATGCAAGAGGAAATAAAACTGGTTTTTGAAGTTGCTTTGCTCTGCATAAGAAGTAGGCCATCTGATCGACCATCCATGGAAGATGCACTGAAACTTCTATCAGGGGTGAAGTCGGAAGTAAATTAA
- the LOC118043776 gene encoding sugar carrier protein A, with protein MAGGSIGPAGVAKERAEQYQGRVTCSVIIACVIAAVGGALFGYDIGISGGVTSMDEFLKKFFHGVYEKKQLAHENNYCKYNDQGLSAFTSSLYLAGLVSSLVASPITRIYGRRTSIICGGSSFLVGAILNATSINLAMLLTGRIMLGVGIGFGNQAVPLYLSEMAPTHLRGALNMMFQLATTSGVFTANMVNYGTQKLKPWGWRLSLGLAAFPAILMTVGGICLSETPNSLIERGMRDKGRKVLEKIRGTKNVDAEFDDMVDASELANSIKHPFRNILIKRNRPQLVMAILLPAFQILTGINSILFYAPVLFQSMGFGRNASLYSSAVTGAALCASTFIAIATVDRLGRRFLLISGGIQMITCQVIVSIILGVKFGDNQKLSKVFSVLVVIVICLFVVAFGWSWGGLGWTIPSEIFPLETRSAGQSITVAVNLLLTFVIAQVFLSLLCAFKFGIFLFFAGWILVMTVFVYFFLPETKGVPIEEMIFLWRKHWFWKKIVPGNPNDDTQYEEGKGVGPNSI; from the exons GAGGAGTGACATCAATGGAtgaatttcttaagaaatttttCCATGGTGTATATGAAAAGAAGCAGCTTGCTCATGAAAACAACTACTGCAAGTACAATGACCAAGGGCTATCAGCCTTTACCTCTTCTCTCTACCTTGCTGGTTTGGTTTCATCTCTGGTTGCAAGTCCTATCACAAGAATTTATGGACGTCGAACAAGTATAATCTGTGGTGGTTCCAGCTTTCTTGTTGGAGCAATCTTAAATGCCACATCCATCAACCTGGCAATGCTTCTCACGGGTCGGATCATGCTTGGTGTCGGCATTGGATTTGGAAATCAG gctGTTCCACTATACTTATCAGAGATGGCACCAACTCATCTCAGAGGAGCACTAAACATGATGTTTCAGTTAGCAACTACCAGTGGAGTCTTTACGGCAAACATGGTTAATTATGGAACACAAAAGCTTAAGCCATGGGGATGGAGACTCTCTCTAGGCCTAGCAGCATTTCCAGCTATATTGATGACTGTGGGAGGGATATGTCTGTCGGAGACACCTAATAGTTTAATCGAACGGGGAATGCGAGATAAAGGAAGAAAAGTCCTAGAGAAAATCAGAGGAACCAAAAATGTTGATGCAGAATTTGACGACATGGTTGATGCAAGTGAGTTGGCTAACTCAATCAAGCATCCATTCAGAAACATCCTTATAAAAAGGAACAGGCCTCAGTTGGTTATGGCAATCCTGCTACCAGCATTTCAGATTCTGACAGGAATAAATTCTATTCTCTTCTATGCTCCAGTGCTGTTCCAAAGTATGGGATTTGGGCGCAATGCTTCCCTCTACTCCTCAGCCGTGACTGGAGCAGCTCTTTGTGCCTCTACCTTTATTGCCATCGCAACAGTCGATAGACTGGGCCGGAGGTTCTTACTTATCAGTGGTGGAATACAAATGATAACATGCCAG GTAATTGTTTCTATAATCTTGGGGGTGAAGTTCGGGGACAACCAGAAACTATCTAAAGTCTTCTCGGTGTTGGTTGTCATTGTGATTTGCTTGTTTGTTGTAGCCTTTGGATGGTCATGGGGTGGGCTTGGCTGGACCATTCCTAGCGAGATATTTCCACTGGAAACCCGATCAGCTGGACAGAGCATTACAGTAGCTGTAAATCTTTTACTTACTTTTGTAATAGCTCAGGTTTTCCTATCCCTCCTCTGTGCATTCAAGTTCGGAatcttcctcttctttgctGGCTGGATTCTTGTCATGACTGTTTTCGTTTACTTCTTCCTCCCTGAAACTAAGGGAGTTCCTATCGAAGAGATGATATTCCTATGGAGAAAGCATTGGTTTTGGAAGAAGATAGTGCCTGGGAATCCAAATGATGACACTCAATACGAGGAAGGGAAGGGTGTCGGGCCTAATTCAATTTGA